The Microbacterium sp. LWO12-1.2 genome includes a window with the following:
- a CDS encoding response regulator, whose product MSELGVLIVDDEPMATQLHRMFVEGTPGFVVTGLAYSGEEAVEMMTRNRPDVVLLDLQLPGISGIDVLRLLRTHLGDDVDVIAVTADRRARSIDQMRMLGVAHYLAKPFSVRELRLRLRSVARVRSALASRQSFDGQADIDGVIHSGFVEICTPAARPDDPTEQDILAGHPLDALRELGDLRIADQGHDADFTLHTLADALHVSARQLQRAYARDGRAVQDAIRDHRVGVSAMLMLGAERLTTAEVARRSGFSSVRTMRRAFQEVHGVPPARWRATHARAATKEPESRREPDRTRQRSEE is encoded by the coding sequence ATGAGTGAGCTCGGTGTCCTGATCGTGGACGACGAGCCGATGGCTACCCAGTTGCATCGGATGTTCGTCGAAGGGACTCCGGGATTCGTCGTGACGGGGCTCGCGTACTCGGGCGAGGAGGCGGTGGAGATGATGACGCGGAATCGTCCGGACGTCGTTCTGCTCGATCTCCAGCTCCCCGGGATCTCGGGGATCGACGTTCTGCGCCTGCTGCGCACGCACCTCGGCGACGATGTCGATGTGATCGCCGTGACAGCGGACAGACGCGCCCGCAGCATCGACCAGATGCGGATGCTGGGCGTAGCGCACTACCTCGCGAAACCGTTCTCGGTGCGCGAGCTGCGCCTGAGGCTCCGGTCCGTGGCACGCGTGCGTTCTGCACTGGCTTCCCGCCAGAGCTTCGACGGACAGGCGGACATCGATGGGGTCATCCACAGTGGCTTCGTCGAGATCTGCACACCCGCCGCACGACCGGACGACCCGACCGAGCAGGACATCCTCGCGGGGCATCCGCTGGACGCACTGCGAGAACTCGGCGACCTCCGGATCGCGGATCAGGGACACGACGCCGACTTCACCCTGCACACGCTGGCTGACGCGCTCCACGTGTCTGCCCGACAACTGCAACGCGCCTATGCGCGCGACGGCCGCGCCGTGCAGGACGCCATCCGCGATCACAGGGTCGGTGTCTCCGCGATGCTGATGCTCGGGGCTGAGCGGCTCACGACAGCGGAAGTGGCGCGCCGAAGCGGGTTCAGCAGCGTACGAACGATGCGGCGCGCTTTCCAAGAGGTTCACGGTGTCCCTCCGGCACGCTGGCGAGCGACGCACGCGCGCGCAGCCACGAAGGAGCCGGAATCGCGACGAGAACCGGACAGAACGCGCCAAAGAAGCGAGGAATGA
- a CDS encoding CCA tRNA nucleotidyltransferase has product MLNMADGLARLGALAENPVVRTLATAFADAGFDLAVVGGPVRDALLGRETHDLDFTTDASPDEILTIVKPISTAHWDIGRAFGTIGARVQGEQVEITTYRADSYDGVTRKPTVEFGDSIEGDLVRRDFTVNSMALQVPSVKLVDPTGGVEDLVAGILRTPADPRISFGDDPLRMLRAARFSAQLGFRVEDATADAITELRETLKIVSPERIQSELVRLMQSGDPVRGIRVLVDSGLIDEFLPEVSALRLEVDEHHHHKDVYEHSLTVLSQAIELDQSRNPGAEPDVALRIAALLHDIGKPRTRKLEDGGIVTFHHHDVVGSRMARKRMQALRFDNDTTDAVATLIELHLRFFGYAEGAWTDAAVRRYVRDAGDQLERLHILTRADVTTRNKRKAARLAGAYDDIESRIAALREQEELDSIRPEIDGNRIQQVLGITPGREVGEAYKFLLELRLDEGVLGPEVAEERLRAWWAARG; this is encoded by the coding sequence ATGCTCAACATGGCTGACGGCCTCGCCCGTCTCGGCGCGCTCGCCGAGAATCCGGTCGTCCGCACCCTCGCGACGGCCTTCGCGGACGCCGGGTTCGACCTCGCCGTCGTCGGCGGTCCGGTGCGTGACGCGCTGCTCGGGCGCGAGACGCACGACCTCGACTTCACGACCGATGCCTCGCCCGACGAGATCCTCACGATCGTGAAGCCGATCTCCACCGCGCACTGGGACATCGGTCGCGCGTTCGGCACCATCGGTGCCCGGGTGCAGGGCGAGCAGGTCGAGATCACCACGTACCGCGCCGACAGCTATGACGGTGTGACGCGCAAGCCGACCGTCGAGTTCGGCGACTCGATCGAGGGCGACCTCGTGCGGCGCGACTTCACGGTCAACTCGATGGCGCTGCAGGTGCCTTCGGTGAAACTGGTCGACCCGACCGGTGGGGTGGAAGACCTCGTCGCCGGCATCCTGCGCACTCCCGCCGACCCGCGCATCTCTTTCGGAGACGATCCGCTGCGCATGCTGCGGGCCGCCCGCTTCAGTGCGCAGCTCGGTTTCCGCGTCGAGGATGCCACGGCCGACGCGATCACCGAACTGCGCGAGACCCTGAAGATCGTGAGCCCCGAGCGCATCCAGTCGGAGCTCGTGCGCCTCATGCAGAGCGGTGACCCGGTACGGGGCATCCGGGTGCTGGTCGACAGCGGGTTGATCGACGAGTTCCTTCCCGAGGTCAGCGCCCTGCGGCTCGAAGTCGACGAGCACCATCACCACAAGGACGTCTACGAGCACTCGCTCACCGTGCTCAGCCAGGCGATCGAGCTGGATCAGTCCCGCAACCCGGGCGCCGAGCCCGATGTCGCGTTGCGGATCGCCGCGCTGCTGCACGACATCGGCAAGCCTCGTACGCGCAAGCTCGAAGACGGGGGCATCGTCACCTTCCACCACCACGATGTGGTGGGATCGCGGATGGCTCGCAAGCGGATGCAGGCGCTGCGCTTCGACAACGACACCACGGATGCCGTCGCCACCCTCATCGAGCTGCACCTGAGGTTCTTCGGATACGCGGAGGGCGCATGGACCGATGCGGCCGTGCGACGCTACGTGCGCGACGCCGGCGATCAGCTCGAACGCCTGCACATCCTCACCCGCGCCGACGTGACCACGCGCAACAAGCGCAAGGCCGCCCGCCTCGCCGGGGCCTACGACGACATCGAGTCGCGGATCGCGGCGCTGCGCGAGCAGGAGGAGCTCGACTCGATCCGTCCCGAGATCGACGGCAACCGCATCCAGCAGGTGCTCGGCATCACGCCGGGTCGCGAGGTGGGGGAGGCGTACAAGTTCCTCTTGGAGTTGCGTCTCGACGAGGGGGTTCTCGGCCCCGAGGTGGCTGAGGAGCGCCTGCGCGCCTGGTGGGCCGCGCGCGGCTGA
- a CDS encoding HD domain-containing protein — protein MQLSTFTPPTTPAARAALALAEQYHSESMRNHVVRSWLWAEAFAAAEGRNDIDHELLYVSAMLHDIGIVPEFDNVNLSYEEAGGHVAVALATGAGWDADRSRRALDVIIRHNWPSVDPAMDVEGYLLEIGTALDISGARADVLAASFMREVLAEYPRLQLAREFGDGVVEQAARKPHTAAHRLVTGGVVGKLENHPLERLT, from the coding sequence ATGCAGCTGAGCACATTCACGCCTCCCACCACGCCCGCGGCCCGCGCGGCCCTCGCCCTCGCGGAGCAGTACCACTCCGAGTCGATGCGGAACCATGTGGTGAGGTCGTGGCTGTGGGCCGAGGCCTTCGCCGCCGCCGAGGGCCGGAACGACATCGATCACGAGCTCCTGTACGTGTCGGCGATGCTGCACGACATCGGCATCGTGCCCGAGTTCGACAACGTGAACCTGTCGTACGAGGAGGCGGGCGGGCATGTTGCCGTGGCTCTCGCAACCGGCGCAGGGTGGGACGCGGATCGCAGCCGGCGCGCACTCGACGTCATCATCCGGCACAACTGGCCGTCGGTCGACCCCGCCATGGACGTCGAGGGCTACCTGCTCGAGATCGGCACCGCTCTCGACATCTCAGGGGCTCGGGCCGATGTCCTTGCCGCGAGCTTCATGCGCGAGGTGCTGGCCGAGTATCCCCGTCTGCAGCTGGCGCGCGAGTTCGGCGACGGCGTCGTCGAACAGGCGGCGCGCAAGCCGCACACCGCCGCGCACCGACTCGTCACCGGCGGCGTCGTCGGCAAGCTGGAGAACCACCCGCTCGAGCGGCTGACCTGA
- a CDS encoding metallophosphoesterase family protein, with the protein MTSPTPAVRWRRRGLTSVALLALLGGAVVAPAALAAPDPEVPTGSLISGDTSWHYLDDGSDPSPAPAALRDWTLPAYDDSTWKTAPGSFGAKKGALGAVGPQTPKTLLNHYLDGTKAPTVPTYFFRTTFELEAGVAEQVAALQSTITYDDAIIVWINGTEVARYVDGRITDTTNVEYAGDSNGDPLTSSFSAEGELLHDGTNTIAVSLFQDRESSSDIYFDMSSLTLVEAADPGTPVVAAPTRVILTPTENPEISQSFTWLAGDASHTIGQVEIALTAGGDTRTVDAYDAGVVNGNPNKHFSATVTGLTPATEYRYRVGLPGSWSDWYQFRTADPKATDFQFIYYGDAQIGLDTTWPSVVKQAEANAPRSIGSVHAGDLINSSSNENEWLNWFKGMKDSAVRTNVMAAPGNHEYSGDKLLTAWKAAFEYPHNNPSSSSVGELAELAKGDSEVAQQYRAFFDHWSSFAAETAYYTDYQDVRFITLNATRDKTFLTPAGLPSCTGTDCPANKIDVLWTRFQGAWLDLLLQNSPSKWNVVTFHQPVFSASEGRDEPVLRADWLPIFQRNDIDLVLMGHDHTYARGYVNTDATETHGLTTGPVYVVSNSGAKHYDLETPEKNVWTNNGATQVLRGQGVTTYQVIDVSKNQLVYRSYLAEKTENSTTDLPVGAVYDTFTVTKSDAGEKWVTEKGVTPPVTPEPEVPAEIELGAASVAAGGTVTVSGSGFAADAELRFELRSDPVDLGTVTAGADGAFSRTLTIPANTPAGVHTLAVIRADGTEVTASLTVTAASTGGNETPGGNTGGSTDGDLATTGADSAPYVIGAVVLLALGLGLFAMRRRRPHAEVDAE; encoded by the coding sequence ATGACCTCCCCCACCCCTGCGGTGCGGTGGCGGCGTCGCGGACTCACGTCCGTCGCGCTCCTCGCCCTGCTCGGCGGCGCCGTCGTCGCCCCCGCGGCCCTCGCTGCACCCGATCCCGAGGTACCAACGGGTTCGCTGATCTCCGGTGACACGTCCTGGCACTACCTGGACGACGGATCCGACCCGTCGCCCGCGCCCGCGGCCCTGCGCGACTGGACACTGCCGGCCTACGACGACAGCACCTGGAAGACGGCGCCCGGCTCGTTCGGTGCCAAGAAGGGCGCGCTCGGCGCGGTCGGTCCCCAGACCCCGAAGACGCTGCTCAACCACTACCTCGACGGCACCAAGGCCCCCACCGTGCCGACGTACTTCTTCCGCACGACGTTCGAGCTCGAAGCGGGTGTGGCCGAGCAGGTCGCCGCCCTGCAGAGCACCATCACGTACGACGACGCGATCATCGTCTGGATCAACGGCACCGAGGTCGCACGCTACGTGGACGGCCGCATCACCGACACCACGAACGTCGAATACGCCGGCGACTCGAACGGCGACCCGCTCACGAGCTCGTTCAGCGCCGAAGGTGAACTGCTGCACGACGGCACGAACACGATCGCCGTCTCGCTGTTCCAGGACCGCGAGTCCAGCTCCGACATCTACTTCGACATGTCGTCGCTGACGCTGGTCGAAGCGGCCGACCCCGGCACCCCGGTCGTCGCCGCGCCGACCCGCGTCATCCTGACCCCGACCGAGAACCCCGAGATCTCGCAGTCGTTCACCTGGCTCGCCGGTGACGCCTCGCACACGATCGGGCAGGTCGAGATCGCCCTGACGGCCGGCGGCGACACCCGCACGGTCGACGCCTACGACGCGGGCGTCGTGAACGGCAACCCGAACAAGCACTTCTCGGCGACGGTCACGGGCCTCACCCCTGCCACCGAGTACCGCTACCGCGTCGGCCTGCCCGGCAGCTGGAGCGACTGGTACCAGTTCCGCACAGCCGACCCGAAGGCCACGGACTTCCAGTTCATCTACTACGGCGACGCGCAGATCGGTCTCGACACGACCTGGCCGAGCGTCGTGAAGCAGGCCGAGGCGAACGCTCCTCGGTCGATCGGATCCGTGCACGCGGGCGACCTGATCAACTCCTCGAGCAACGAGAACGAGTGGCTGAACTGGTTCAAGGGCATGAAGGACTCCGCGGTCCGCACCAACGTGATGGCGGCGCCCGGCAACCACGAGTACTCCGGCGACAAGCTGCTGACGGCGTGGAAGGCCGCGTTCGAGTACCCGCACAACAACCCGTCCAGCAGCTCGGTCGGCGAACTGGCCGAGCTCGCGAAGGGCGACTCCGAGGTGGCGCAGCAGTACCGCGCGTTCTTCGACCACTGGAGCTCGTTCGCCGCAGAGACCGCGTACTACACCGACTATCAGGACGTGCGCTTCATCACGCTGAACGCGACCCGCGACAAGACGTTCCTCACCCCGGCCGGACTCCCGTCCTGCACCGGAACGGACTGCCCCGCGAACAAGATCGATGTGCTGTGGACCCGCTTCCAGGGCGCCTGGCTCGACCTGCTGCTGCAGAACAGCCCGTCGAAGTGGAACGTCGTCACCTTCCACCAGCCGGTGTTCTCGGCATCCGAGGGTCGCGACGAGCCGGTGCTGCGCGCCGACTGGCTGCCGATCTTCCAGCGCAACGACATCGACCTGGTGCTCATGGGCCACGACCACACCTACGCCCGCGGCTACGTGAACACCGACGCCACCGAGACCCACGGCCTCACCACCGGACCGGTCTACGTCGTGTCGAACTCGGGCGCGAAGCACTACGACCTCGAGACCCCCGAGAAGAACGTCTGGACCAACAACGGCGCCACTCAGGTGCTGCGCGGCCAGGGCGTCACGACCTACCAGGTGATCGACGTGTCGAAGAACCAGCTGGTCTACCGCTCGTACCTCGCCGAGAAGACCGAGAACTCCACGACCGACCTTCCCGTCGGCGCCGTCTACGACACCTTCACGGTGACCAAGTCGGATGCCGGTGAGAAGTGGGTCACCGAGAAGGGCGTCACGCCGCCGGTCACCCCGGAGCCCGAGGTTCCAGCAGAGATCGAGCTGGGCGCGGCATCCGTCGCGGCCGGTGGCACGGTCACGGTGTCAGGGAGCGGCTTCGCGGCCGACGCCGAGCTCCGGTTCGAGCTCCGGTCCGACCCCGTCGACCTGGGCACGGTCACGGCCGGTGCGGACGGCGCCTTCAGCCGCACGCTGACGATCCCCGCGAACACCCCGGCCGGCGTGCACACGCTCGCCGTGATCCGCGCCGACGGCACCGAGGTCACCGCCTCGCTCACCGTGACCGCGGCGTCCACCGGGGGCAACGAGACCCCGGGCGGGAACACCGGAGGCTCGACCGACGGGGACCTCGCCACGACCGGGGCCGACAGCGCGCCGTACGTGATCGGCGCCGTGGTGCTCCTCGCGCTGGGCCTCGGCCTGTTCGCGATGCGCCGTCGCCGCCCGCACGCCGAGGTGGACGCCGAGTAG
- a CDS encoding DHCW motif cupin fold protein, with product MNLLGHAFTTTTWADIEPTIHPGVTGQAAWRTQQIGDTRIRTVEYSPGYLADHWCSRGHVLLVLEGTLVTELDDGRTFTLHAGESYQVGTDMEAHRSSTETGARLFVVD from the coding sequence ATGAACCTCCTCGGCCACGCCTTCACCACCACGACGTGGGCGGACATCGAGCCCACCATCCACCCGGGCGTCACGGGACAGGCGGCCTGGCGAACGCAACAGATCGGGGATACGCGCATCCGCACGGTCGAGTACTCGCCCGGATATCTCGCCGACCACTGGTGCTCCCGTGGTCACGTGCTGCTCGTGCTGGAAGGCACCCTCGTGACCGAGCTCGATGACGGCCGGACCTTCACCCTGCACGCGGGGGAGAGCTACCAGGTCGGCACCGATATGGAGGCACATCGCTCGAGCACGGAGACGGGTGCTCGGCTGTTCGTCGTCGACTGA
- a CDS encoding Lrp/AsnC family transcriptional regulator, whose product MPANDVMADETDRIVAAALQVNGRASWGEIGRVVDLPERTVARRGQRLLDRGLVRVSTYVDPARVLHARAVLFRITTEPHALWYVARTLARRSDASSVSVLEGSSDIAGMLLPRDDASIRELLFTDFPELEGIASINVTTVLKFFRSGHDWRAGVLTDEQARMLDESSGSEVDPADALSEDEEALIKLLLKDGRMPVAQLARALGLNVTTTRRRMESLNRRGLMHPRTEVVPSLFGLGLEALVWLRVPMDRLEKVGTALAAAPEVKFIAATTGTSQLLANVLVKDADEFYRFLTGPAVAGHDGLEVVESLVVITPVLRGSLIVDEAPEALAIDMPTGAIRL is encoded by the coding sequence GTGCCCGCGAACGATGTGATGGCCGACGAAACCGATCGGATCGTCGCTGCGGCCCTGCAGGTGAACGGCCGTGCCTCGTGGGGTGAGATCGGCCGCGTGGTCGATCTGCCCGAGCGCACCGTCGCCCGCCGGGGCCAGCGGCTGCTCGATCGCGGACTGGTACGCGTGTCCACCTACGTGGATCCCGCCCGCGTGCTGCACGCCCGCGCCGTGCTCTTCCGCATCACGACAGAGCCTCACGCCCTCTGGTACGTGGCCCGCACCCTCGCGCGCCGATCCGACGCCTCGTCGGTCTCCGTGCTGGAGGGCAGCAGCGACATCGCCGGGATGCTGCTGCCGCGCGATGACGCCTCGATCCGCGAACTCCTGTTCACCGACTTCCCCGAGCTGGAGGGCATCGCGTCGATCAACGTGACGACGGTGCTGAAGTTCTTCCGCTCGGGTCATGACTGGCGTGCTGGAGTGCTCACAGACGAACAGGCACGCATGCTCGACGAGTCCTCGGGGTCGGAGGTCGACCCCGCCGATGCGCTCAGCGAAGACGAGGAAGCGCTGATCAAGCTGCTGCTGAAGGACGGACGGATGCCGGTGGCCCAGCTCGCGCGTGCTCTCGGCCTGAACGTCACGACCACCCGCCGACGCATGGAGTCGCTGAACCGGCGGGGTCTGATGCACCCGCGCACCGAAGTCGTGCCGAGCCTGTTCGGTCTCGGCCTGGAGGCCCTGGTGTGGCTGCGCGTGCCGATGGATCGGCTCGAGAAGGTGGGCACCGCGCTGGCGGCAGCCCCCGAGGTGAAGTTCATCGCAGCGACCACCGGAACCTCGCAGCTGCTCGCGAACGTGCTCGTGAAGGATGCCGACGAGTTCTACCGTTTCCTCACCGGTCCCGCTGTGGCGGGGCATGACGGCCTGGAGGTCGTCGAGTCGCTCGTGGTCATCACGCCGGTGCTGCGCGGATCGCTCATCGTCGACGAGGCGCCCGAGGCGCTGGCGATCGACATGCCGACGGGGGCGATCCGCCTGTAG
- a CDS encoding aldehyde dehydrogenase family protein, producing MFTATGDDWADRAATLRLRTRMFIDGAWEAGSAEPLTPTSPRDGRILPEISAASVADVDRAVRSARQTFDSGVWSRIAPRERGQLLIAFAQKIHDNAEELALTISLEMGKPVREALQTELRAVVNCFRWYGEAADKVLDELPVTAPNSLALVTREPAGVVAAVVPWNFPLTMTAWKLAPALAVGNSVVLKPAEHTTFSALRLAELAHEAGIPAGVLNVTPGAGHIAGRALGEHLDVDVVTFTGSPEVGRRFLGYSAASNGKRVWPELGGKTASLVLPDADLENAVRATADGCFYNQGQMCTASSRLLVPRAQHERALEIAADVARNSLPADPFDVTTSMGAIVSEKQLAGIAGFVERAQAEGGVLAAGSADRFSAVDGGSYFAPVVLGVTPAHEVAQREVFGPVLSVIAYDDVEDALAIANGTEFGLAAALWSNDLNAVHTLSRRLRAGIVWVNCFEEGDMTIPFGGVKGSGFGRDKSLHAMEKFTDLKTTWIALS from the coding sequence GTGTTCACGGCAACTGGAGACGACTGGGCGGATCGCGCTGCGACCCTGCGCCTGCGCACCCGCATGTTCATCGACGGCGCGTGGGAGGCCGGGTCGGCGGAGCCCCTCACCCCGACGAGCCCCCGCGACGGACGGATCCTCCCCGAGATCTCCGCGGCATCGGTCGCCGACGTCGATCGGGCCGTGCGCTCCGCGCGACAGACCTTCGACTCCGGCGTGTGGTCGCGCATCGCGCCCCGCGAGCGCGGCCAGCTGCTCATCGCCTTCGCACAGAAGATCCACGACAACGCCGAAGAGCTCGCCCTCACCATCTCGCTCGAGATGGGCAAGCCCGTACGCGAGGCGCTGCAGACCGAGCTCCGCGCGGTCGTGAACTGCTTCCGCTGGTACGGCGAGGCCGCCGACAAGGTCCTCGACGAGTTGCCCGTCACCGCACCGAACAGCCTGGCGCTCGTCACCCGCGAGCCGGCCGGTGTCGTCGCGGCCGTCGTGCCCTGGAACTTCCCCCTGACGATGACCGCCTGGAAGCTCGCTCCCGCGCTCGCGGTCGGCAACAGCGTCGTGCTCAAGCCCGCCGAGCACACCACGTTCTCGGCACTCCGCCTCGCGGAGCTCGCCCACGAAGCCGGCATCCCCGCCGGTGTGCTCAACGTCACCCCCGGCGCCGGACACATCGCCGGCCGTGCGCTCGGCGAGCACCTCGACGTCGACGTCGTGACCTTCACGGGTTCGCCCGAGGTCGGCCGACGCTTCCTCGGATACTCCGCGGCATCCAACGGCAAGCGCGTCTGGCCCGAGCTCGGCGGCAAGACCGCGAGCCTGGTGCTGCCGGACGCCGACCTGGAGAATGCCGTGCGCGCGACCGCCGACGGCTGCTTCTACAACCAGGGGCAGATGTGCACCGCATCCTCCCGCCTGCTCGTACCGCGTGCGCAGCATGAGCGCGCGCTGGAGATCGCCGCCGACGTGGCGAGGAACAGCCTTCCCGCCGACCCGTTCGATGTCACCACGTCGATGGGCGCGATCGTGAGCGAGAAGCAGCTCGCCGGGATCGCCGGATTCGTGGAGCGGGCCCAGGCCGAAGGCGGCGTGCTCGCCGCCGGCAGCGCGGACCGATTCTCCGCCGTCGACGGCGGCAGCTACTTCGCCCCTGTCGTGCTCGGCGTCACCCCTGCGCACGAGGTCGCCCAGCGCGAGGTCTTCGGCCCCGTGCTCTCCGTCATCGCCTACGACGACGTGGAAGACGCCCTCGCGATCGCCAACGGCACCGAGTTCGGGCTGGCCGCGGCGCTGTGGAGCAACGACCTGAACGCCGTGCACACCCTGTCGCGTCGACTGCGCGCCGGAATCGTGTGGGTCAACTGCTTCGAAGAAGGCGACATGACGATCCCCTTCGGCGGCGTCAAGGGCTCCGGCTTCGGTCGCGACAAGAGCCTGCACGCCATGGAGAAGTTCACCGATCTGAAGACCACCTGGATCGCGCTCTCATGA
- a CDS encoding gamma-glutamyl-gamma-aminobutyrate hydrolase family protein yields the protein MIRPFVGITTWRRFIDTDLGTGRPAHSLGTEYSAPIEAAGAAVVLLPPTAGVDRVLDRLDGLVLSGGEDVHPARYGAEPQAEKNYDPARDEFEIALALGARERGLPVLAICRGLQVSNIAFGGSLIVDIPSTDDHHPVRGADQQLSARHSVSFATDSRLAALYGVRERVVNTIHHQSVDVPAPGLRPVAWAPDGIVEAVEADGDWPFWAVQWHPEKMIDPVEAAEELPLFAAFVSAARERAAEHAAVEKGTR from the coding sequence ATGATCCGTCCGTTCGTCGGCATCACCACGTGGCGCCGCTTCATCGACACCGACCTGGGCACGGGGCGTCCTGCCCACAGCCTGGGCACCGAGTACTCCGCGCCGATCGAGGCCGCGGGAGCAGCCGTCGTGCTGCTGCCTCCGACCGCAGGGGTCGACCGGGTGCTCGACCGCCTGGACGGACTCGTGCTCTCCGGCGGCGAAGACGTGCACCCCGCCCGCTACGGTGCCGAGCCGCAGGCGGAGAAGAACTACGACCCGGCCCGCGACGAGTTCGAGATCGCGCTCGCGCTCGGCGCCCGCGAGCGCGGCCTTCCCGTCCTGGCGATCTGCCGCGGGCTGCAGGTGAGCAACATCGCATTCGGCGGTTCGCTCATCGTCGACATCCCCTCGACCGACGACCACCACCCCGTGCGCGGCGCCGACCAGCAGCTCTCCGCCCGGCATTCCGTCTCGTTCGCGACGGACAGCCGACTCGCGGCCCTGTACGGCGTGCGCGAGCGCGTCGTGAACACCATCCACCACCAGTCCGTCGACGTCCCCGCCCCCGGTCTGCGCCCCGTCGCATGGGCCCCGGACGGGATCGTCGAAGCCGTCGAAGCCGACGGCGACTGGCCCTTCTGGGCGGTGCAGTGGCACCCCGAGAAGATGATCGACCCCGTCGAGGCCGCAGAGGAGCTCCCGCTGTTCGCGGCGTTCGTCTCGGCCGCCCGTGAACGAGCAGCGGAACACGCCGCTGTGGAGAAAGGAACACGATGA
- a CDS encoding DUF3830 family protein, which translates to MTKQVFLEYENGVRAVATLFEDLAPRTCEAMWGALEKPVTMQAMHAMYAGPEVMVGLPEEAQNFDPEKVPFENQQVVPAPGDLQWYWQRPMQMGGLPFEWYEIGVFYDRGARTLGPLGWTPVNIWGGITEGLAEFAKESAAIRIDGAKQLTIGRLV; encoded by the coding sequence ATGACCAAGCAGGTCTTCCTCGAGTACGAGAACGGCGTCCGCGCCGTCGCCACCCTGTTCGAGGACCTCGCCCCTCGCACGTGCGAGGCCATGTGGGGTGCGCTGGAGAAGCCGGTCACCATGCAGGCGATGCACGCGATGTACGCCGGACCCGAGGTCATGGTCGGCCTCCCCGAAGAGGCACAGAACTTCGACCCCGAGAAGGTGCCGTTCGAGAACCAGCAGGTCGTGCCCGCACCGGGAGATCTGCAGTGGTACTGGCAGCGTCCGATGCAGATGGGCGGCCTGCCGTTCGAGTGGTACGAGATCGGAGTCTTCTACGATCGTGGTGCACGTACTCTCGGCCCGCTCGGATGGACACCCGTCAACATCTGGGGCGGCATCACCGAAGGATTGGCGGAGTTCGCCAAGGAGAGCGCGGCGATCCGCATCGACGGAGCGAAGCAGCTCACCATCGGACGCCTGGTCTAG
- a CDS encoding extracellular solute-binding protein → MNTRRILTTGALVAAGALVLASCAAGDDTAASGDKEFAGETIVVTSFGGDWEKAFIEAVVDPFEEETGAKVELITLYSADALAQVTAQKASPQIDVVHFSGGQEFTAAQDGLIAPIAADELSESGDLIDLATAGLERGEGPVIQLAPIGLVYNTEADAPAPTSWLDLFDEAYAGHVALTDFSNTYGVLSMLRVADALGGGIEDPSQAIADLGALASSGDAIVVPTSPDLQTAFAQRATWIAPYAMDYAGTLQDAGLPVEFIVPEEGATASLITANVVEGRDNPELAKLFIDFELRPEAQTVFAENMRYSPVNTKVELSGEAADAVLTGDELDNVVVYAPGDIAADRQSWTDEWNALITK, encoded by the coding sequence ATGAATACCCGAAGAATTCTCACGACCGGAGCGCTCGTCGCCGCCGGTGCCCTCGTCCTCGCCAGCTGTGCAGCCGGTGACGACACCGCAGCAAGCGGCGACAAGGAGTTCGCCGGCGAGACCATCGTCGTCACCTCGTTCGGTGGCGACTGGGAGAAGGCCTTCATCGAGGCCGTCGTCGATCCCTTCGAGGAGGAGACCGGTGCCAAGGTCGAGCTGATCACGCTGTACAGCGCCGACGCTCTCGCGCAGGTCACCGCCCAGAAGGCGAGCCCGCAGATCGACGTCGTGCACTTCTCCGGCGGCCAGGAGTTCACCGCGGCCCAGGACGGGCTCATCGCCCCGATCGCGGCCGACGAGCTCTCGGAGTCCGGTGACCTCATCGACCTCGCGACCGCCGGTCTCGAGCGCGGCGAAGGACCCGTCATCCAGCTCGCCCCGATCGGGCTGGTCTACAACACCGAGGCCGATGCCCCCGCGCCGACCTCGTGGCTGGACCTGTTCGACGAGGCCTACGCAGGACACGTCGCGCTCACGGACTTCTCGAACACGTACGGCGTGCTCTCGATGCTCCGCGTCGCCGACGCGCTCGGCGGCGGCATCGAAGACCCGTCCCAGGCGATCGCCGATCTCGGTGCCCTGGCATCGTCCGGTGACGCGATCGTCGTCCCCACCTCGCCAGACCTGCAGACCGCGTTCGCCCAGCGCGCGACGTGGATCGCCCCCTACGCGATGGACTACGCCGGCACGCTGCAGGATGCAGGGCTCCCGGTCGAGTTCATCGTCCCGGAGGAAGGTGCCACGGCATCCCTCATCACCGCGAACGTGGTCGAGGGCCGGGACAACCCGGAGCTCGCCAAGCTCTTCATCGACTTCGAGCTGCGCCCCGAAGCGCAGACCGTCTTCGCGGAGAACATGCGGTACTCGCCGGTGAACACCAAGGTCGAGCTCTCGGGCGAGGCGGCGGATGCGGTGCTGACCGGTGACGAGCTGGACAACGTGGTGGTCTACGCGCCCGGCGACATCGCCGCCGACCGGCAGTCGTGGACCGACGAGTGGAATGCGCTGATCACCAAATGA